The genomic DNA CCCCCCGGGGTTTTCAGTGCTATCTGTGTGCACACATCTGCATCCTACACAAAACCCTTGCAGCTTTTAGCCACATCTTTTGTTGTTCTTAACACCAATCTAGCTGCTTATGTTGCTGTTActtgggaattaaaaaaaagaaaaagaaaaaaaaaaaggcaaaaagctgtGTAGTCTTCAGAGCCTTCAGAAGTTCTCCCAGGAAATGTGCAGTCTCCTCCCAGGGCTGTCAGACCTCACATGTACTTGGTAAAAGGCCACTTCCCTTAGGAAATGAGGTTTCGGGTAAGGAGCTGCATTGTCTGCTCCTAAATCATGGGATTGCCTGCAGTCTTTGCAAGGACTGCAGTTCTCTCCGGTGGGCTTTGGCAGCCTGCGATTAATATCTGCATTATCCACACACAGGGTTTCCTCTGTCTTCACGTCGATTTCTGAGTTCAGTCGCCTTGTGGTGAGCGCTCTGGGGAGAGGCGAGATGAGTCGCGTTACACGAGCTCCCTCTAAGGGTCTAGGGCTTCCTTGGAATTGCGGGGCTTGActcttgttttctctgctccctgcagttGACACAACACCAAAGCATCCCTCTCAGTCTACAGTTTGTCAGAAGGGAACTCCTAACTCTGCCTCCAAAACCAAAGATAAAGTAAATAAGAGAAACGAGCGAGGAGAGACTCGGCTGCATCGAGCTGCCATCCGAGGAGATGCCCGGCGCATCAAGGAGCTCATCATCGAGGGTGCAGATGTCAATGTGAAAGACTTTGCAGGTAACCAGCCCACTGGCAGGGCAGCCCATGGATCCCACCTGCTCGCACACTCCACCTCTGAGAATAGCTTCTGCCAGAGAAAATAGCTTCTTTATAATGTGGGTTTGCTACTTGGAAAGAGGGGATTAAccaaaaataattgtttttcccACTGGGGAGGAAAACGTCTTGCTGtcctttgaaaaaggaaaacacaaacaaccaccTACTACAGGCTTGTCAAAGTAATAAAACCATGAAAAACATCAGTTCCTTTGTTGGAGTCTGGGATCCAAATTCCCAGGCTGCCCTGTCTGCTCTGAAGATGCTCCTGTTCAGGGCAGTGATGCTGGGTTGGGCTTGATCTGTAGCAGTGTCTGGGGCCACCACAGCTCCACGCTCAACTGTGACCAGGACCTTCTGGTCTCTTCTTGTGCCCTTCCACATGGATGCTGTCTTGGAAGTCTGGAGGGGAATTTAGAACAGGAGTCGAGCTGTTCTaactctttttattaaaatgcaagaaaagatGTGCACAAAAATGCTGAAGACAGTGGGTTTATCCAGCCATGGCTCCGCGGTTGAAGGGCTGATGCCTGCAGCCTTCTGGGGTTCGTTTTTAAGTACCAAGCGTGGGGGGGCAAGTGCAAGGtcaggctccagctctgccagccaggCATCTGCGTCAGGGAAACAATGTCCTGAGCctcagctgaggagcagcacctcctcctcagcagagctgcccagctcctgcttctgctggtggGAATGGGAAGAGGAGTCTGGGTGTAGGGCTGCAGCCTAGCCCAGGATTGGAATGGCAGTGAGAAGATGATGAACAGGGCCCTTCCTGCaccccccaggctgcagcagcatgaGGCATTCTTCCTCCCAGCACGTCCAAGAGCTTGACTTTGCTCTTTGCTGTTCTCTTTGCACGATTTTGGGGCTATAAATAGCTCTGTGTGTGCCTCCGCTGGGTGATTAATATCCCAGCTAGACTGAGGTATTGGTTCTGATTAATTCTGGTCACAGGTGCCCCTTCTTCTTGCTCCAAGTTGTCAAGGTTTAACTCTTGGTTTGTTAGTTTAACTCTTCACTTccttagaagagacttaactgagaAGTagaattactagaaagaaacctggctcaaaccaggacatgagTGAAGGTAATGGGATGAGCTTCCACCACCCTATCAGCAAAATACTGGAGAAGCCACTCATGTTTGTTGGGAAACTTCAAAAACAGTTTCTGCTTAAAAGCAGTCTGTTTGAAcatgataaaatatttcattctgtgTTCTTTAGAGGTTTGTTTGAGAACTAGAGGCAGTGTTACTGTGGAGACCTGGTGGTTGGTTCTTCTCCAGGCGGGGGGCCTGCTTTGCAGTGGCATGGCTGCTTGTGTTGGAGagcatacagaaaatatttgtgaggTCCATGTGGGGGATGTTTCAGAGCAGTGTCTGCAGCTGAGAGCTCAGTCCTGATCTGGGCAGCAGTGTTTTCTTACAGAGGAGTTGGAAGGTGAAAGGATTTGAGACCTTCCTTCCACAGCATCAGCAATTCCCTGAATTTCCTACACAAAGCTTTGCCTTCCCATTTCCCGGGGCCATGTCCCTTCCAGCAGATGATCTGTCTGCAGCACATGGTGTGACCAGAGGGAAAAGTAGGATTAATTCACATACTGCCTGGCTGGAGTAagcaaggcagagctgcaggtttCTTCCTGCTGTTGCCATGAGCAAAGGGGACCATCTTGGCCATCAGAGCCACATCCACCAGAACCTGCAGTGCCTGTGGGTGCAGGTTACTGTTCACTGTCTGACTCTCCCCAGGAAGGTGATGTCCATGCTCTGAGTGTCCCTGTGCTTGCAGGCTGGACAGCACTGCACGAGGCGTGCAACCGGGGCTACTATGATGTTgccaagcagctgctggcagcggGTGCCGAGGTCAACACCAAGGGGCTGGATGATGACACCCCGCTGCACGATGCAGCCAACAACGGGCACTTCAAGGTTGGTTTTTGCTGGATTTCTTAGCTGAGTTTTTCATTACTTCCCCCCCACCTTGTGCTTCAAGCAGCCAACTGTGCAAATACAGAGATTCTGgtcattttattattatttgctgcTGAATGGGCAAGAATTTCCCTGCTCTGGTGCTGTTGAGTGTTTTGCTGGGTGTTCCCATGGGCAGGGGGTACTTCATTCTTCTGGGCTAGTAGAGGGATCATGGCTTTGtgtctctctcccttctttcctgCCCAGTTTGGTTCATATTGCTGTCTTCTGACTATTGGTGACTGTTGATACCATAAGACTGCTTGGGGGCATCCCCTCTTTATTTATGTATGAAAGTTGTATAAAAAGCCTGGAATGAAAAGGTCATGAGCATCTTCAAGCTTCAATTTGTGTTTTCAGGTGGTGAAATTGTTGTTACATTATGGAGGGAATCCTCATCAAAGCAACAGGAAGGGCGAAACACCTTTAAAAGTAGCTAATTCTCCCACCATGGTGAACCTGCTCCTGGGGAAGACCACATACCCCTCCAGCGAAGAGAGCTCAACAGGTGAGATTGGCCTTTATGTGAACATGGGATCGATGTCTGtggcctgcagctgcctgttAATACAGAGGCGTTGAGAGGACAGTGAAATTAGACTCGTGTCAGAATATCTTTATGCTGCTGTCCCAGTCAGGAGTCCATCTGTAGCTGTAACCCAAAGCCAGACAACATAACTGCCCACCTGTAGCTCCAGGTAAATGGAAGTCTTACCTTTGAAATGTGGGGACTATTCCAGATTGTGCACAGAGAGGAGGATGTTTGTATGCAGGTTGTATGTTCCCACCCCTTCCCAGTTGGAAGACACGGTGCTCGGCTCCACTGGTGCTGATGTTTCAGGTTGTGCTCCTGGGATGTCCCTCAGCAGAGTGCCCTGCTAGAGCCTGTCCCACCATAACAGATGTGCCAGGTGGGACATGCTGCAGGTTTTAATTAGTGCTAGTTAGAGTTCCAGTCTTATGGGGAATCTTGGCCTATGCTGTGTGCAGTTATAATCCTGTTGAAAAGCTCTGTTGGTAGACTCAGGATGTTGTCCTGAGGAACCCATGGTGCAAGTTTGAGACTGGATAACTATCTCTTTCTCAAAGATCTCCCAGCCTGGCATTTCAAGCTGCAAGCCTAGCAGAGGCTGGGTGAGGCCAAGGGATGGCAGAGCCATTCACAGGGGTTCACGTCTGCAGGAAACTGATGAGGATGTTCCCTCCCCAAAGCCCCTCACAGCCCTTAACATgttctcctctctctgcagagACCTCAGAAGAGGAGGATGCCCCTTCCTTCGCTCCCTCCAGCTCTGTTGATGGCAATAACACAGACTCAGAGTTCGAGAAGGGTTTGAAGCACAAGCCCAAGGCCCAGGAGCCCCCCAAAACCATCACCCCGGTGAAGGATGAGTATGAATTTGATGAGGACGATGAGCAGGACCGGGTCCCGCCAGTCGATGACAAACATTTACTGAAAAAGGATTACAGAAAAGAGACTAAAGCAAACAGTTTCATTTCCATACCCAAAATGGAAGTGAAAACTTATACTAAAAATAACACAATTACACCAAAGAAAGCTGCCCACCGCATCCTGTCGGACAGCTCGGACGAGGAGGAGACCAGCGTTGCTGTGGGGACGGGGGAGAAGCTGCGGCTTTCGACCCACTCGATCCTGCCCAGCAGCAAGATCCGGGAGCCCCCCAGCACCAAGGctcagaaggagaaaagcaaagtaaaaaagaagCGGAAGAAGGAGACGAAAAGCAAAGAGGTTCGGTTTGgcaaaaaaaatgacaaattttGTTCCTCTGAATCAGAGAGCGAAAACGTGGAGAGTGAGGAGGATGATAGAGACTCTCTTCAGAGCTCTAGCTGTGTAAAGGACTCCAGGCTAGTGCTAAAGGAATCCTCCTTGTTTAACTCTCTGTCTGCCTCATCCACCTCTTCTCATGGGAGTTTAGCATCCCAGAAACATAATCCCAATCTTACAGAACAGCACTCCAAGCACTGGAGGACGGACAATTGGAAAACCATATCTTCTCCAGCTTGGTCAGATGTCAGTTCCTTATCGGACTCCACTAGGACGAGACTGACGAGCGAGTCAGACTACTCGTCCGAGGACTCGAGCTTAGAGTCACTAAAGCCAGTCAGGAAGAAACCagagcacaaaaagaaaaacaccccaCACAACACCGTTTCTGAGAAAAAGAATTCATTCCATAGCAATGTGGATGGAGCAATTCCAAAGCTGGACAAGGAGGGGAAAGTTGttaaaaagcataaaacaaaacacaaacataaaaacaagGAGAAGGGGCAGTGTCCCATCAGCCAAgacattaaaataatcaaaacgTTTTCTTTTGAGTTTGAGGACTCTAAACAAAAGCTTGAGAAAGGCTTGATAGTAGAGACAGAAAATCCAGTCGAAAACAAATTGAAAGTGTTAAAGCATGAGCGAGAACACAgtaagaaggaggaaaagctcCCCAAAGGtaaaggggaagagaaggaatgGTTGTTTAAAGATGAGACTGGAAAATCCTCAAAAGAGGAGAAATCATTAAGAAAACTCAAAGATGGCAGTAAAGACATGAGCAAATCCTTCAGAGAAGGATTAAGtaaatcagaaaaagagaaacctgTAAAGGAGAAATCTCCCAAAGAGGAGAAACTGAGGATACacaaggaggagagaaagaagaagtcAAAGGACAAGCAGTCaaaatctgaaaagaagaatgagctgaaggaggagaaggTTTCTAaactagagaaagaaaagtccttcaaggaggagaaagaaaaatgcaaaaaagaaaaactttacaGGGATGAGTCTGGCTTTGATGAGTTTAATAACAAAAACCAATTTCCTGAAAGCGAGGACACGAAGTTCAGCCTTTCGGATGACCAGCAAGAGAGGTGGTTTTCTGACTTGTCTTCTGATTCCTCATTCGATTTCAAAGGGGAAGATAGCTGGGACTCCCCAGTGACAGATTTCAGGGAGATTAAAAATGACACCGTGGCAAAACTAATCATAGAACCtgtgaaagaggaaattaaagacaagaaaaaggaaaataaaacaaaagagaagaaggaataCAACGAGAAACGTAATGAAAAGGATACTTtcttaaagaagaaagagagggaCTATGTGGACAAAagctctgagaagaaaaaggaccAAACAGACAGACACAAAGTTACTCCTAGTTATTTGCCTGAAAAAGATAAGAAAAGGAAGGATTCTGCAGAAGGTGtcaaggagaggaaagaaaaagacacagGTGAAAccaacaaagacagaaaagactCCTCAGATGGCTCTAAAGATCGGAAagacagcaaagcaaagcaggacGAGCCATATCGAGATGACTTCAAGGAGTATGGCTGTGAAACATTCTTCAAGGATAAATCTGACCCTGAATTCGGTGGTAAAACTCTGGAGAGTTGGGAGAGGCACCattctggaaaggaaaaggagaagaaggatGCCcctgataaagaaaaaaaagaaaaggtgaagccagaaaaatacaaggaaaaatccaaagaaggagacaaggagaaaaatgaaaaagttgcTCCTGAGAAAATCCTGAAAGACAAAGAACTGGAGAAGagtttcaaagagaaaaaagaaacgaaagagaaatacaaagacCTGCacagcaaagagaaggaaaggaagagttCTTTCGACCaggtaaaagagaagaaagataaGAACTTCTCCGCGGATCGAGAGGACTTCTCGGAGaaaaaggatgagaagaaaggcaaagagaaaagctgGTACAGCATTGCAGACATCTTCACGGATGAAAGTGAAGATGAGAGAGATGATTACAGCTTGACTGGGTTCAAAGTCAGTGACTCTGTTGGGAGCGAAATGCATCGGCTGGACAgtctgcaggagaaggaggatggAGCGGCTGCCGAGAAGGAGCTGTACCCTGACAAGCACCGCAAGTACTCCTCTGACCGTCAGCATTcgggagagaagcagaaagataaGGActccaaggagaagaaaaaggacaaaggaACATCAgagggggggaaggagaagaaggagaagagtTCCTTTGAgaaacacaaagagaagaaagataaagaCTCGACTGAGAAATACAAGGACAGGAAAGACAGAACATCCATAGATTCCactcaagagaagaaaaacaagcagaagcTCCCAGAGAAGATTGAAAAGAAACATGCCAATGATGACAAGGTGAAAAGCAAACATAAGGAGAAGCCAGATAAAGAGCATTCCAAGGAGAAAAAGTCTTCAAAGGGAGGGGAGTCAGAGAAGAGCCTGCTGGAGAAACTGGAGGAAGAGGCTCTGAATGACTACAGAGATGACTCCAATGACAAAATCAGTGAGATCTCTTCTGACAGCTTCACAGATAGAGGACAGGATCCGGGACTGACCAGCCTCTTCGAGTCTTCTAACCTCTCTCTTGCTgatgctgctgaagaaaagttCAAGGACTCTCTCCCTTTACCCTGCTTGCAGGACAAACTCAAGGAGAAGGAGAGACACAGACATTCCTCATCTTCGTCAAAGAAAAGTCAcgagaaagaaaaagcaaagaaggagaagacagagaaaaaggaaaaaacagaagaattcaaagagtccagcagcagaaaggattCCACTCATTATGAAAAAGATTTCTCTGTGGATGGGGAAGCTTTTAGCACTTCCTACAACTTGAAGGCAGAGCCTGATGAAGAGCCAGAGAAAAGCATTGAttacttattttctgaaaagaaagataaaaatgatTCTGAAAGAGAGCTGTCAAAGAAGGCggaaaaagagaagacttaTGGTTCCAGCACCATCAGCACagctaaagagaaaaagaagcgAGATAAACACAAGGAGAaatggaaggaggagaaggaaaagcataGAGACAAACATGCAGATGGTTTCTTTAAACATCACAAAGACGAGCCAAAGTCAATGCTTAAAGACAAGGACAGTCCTCAAGTTACCACCTTTAAAGATAAATCAAAGGAGGACAACCTCAAATTCAGTGAAGCcaagctgaaggagaagctCAAGGAGAACCAAGAGAAAGACAAATCAGAGTCAATAAAAATAAGCAACGGGAATGAAAAAATAACCCTTTCCAAAGACAGCGGCAAGAAAGATGCCAGGCCAAGGGAGAAACTTCTAGGAGATGGGGATTTGATGATGACCAGCTTTGAGAGGATGCTGAGCCAGAAAGACCTGGAAATCGAGGAGCGCCACAAAAGGCACAAAGAGAGAATgaagcagatggaaaaaatgAGGCACAGGTCTGGAGACCCCAAATTAAAGGACAAACTGAAGAGCTCGGAAGATGTGCGCAAGAGGAGTCTGGATCTGACAGCAAAGAAGCCCATGACATTGGATACTCAGCTCAAGGACAAgaagctgaaagagctgggtCCTCTGACTCCTATACTGTCACCAGAAAACAAGGCACAGCCTGCTGTTGGGACAGACTCCAAGGACTGGATAACGGGTCCTCAGCTGAAGGAGATCCTCCCAGCATCCCCCAGGCCAGATCAGAACAGGCCAACGGGGGTCCCGACCCCAGCATCTGTCGTCTCTTGTCCAAGCTACGAGGAGGTGATGCAGACACCCAGGACTCCTTCGTGCAGCAACGAAGACTATACAGACCTGATGTTTGAGTGCGCCGACTCGCAGCACTCGCTGCCCATATCCACCATGTCCATGAATGCCTGCTCCCCATCCTTCTTCGACAGATACTCCAATGTTTCCAGTGGGCTCCCTGAGAATCCCAGTCAGACCCCGACTCGTACCATACCCTCCACCAACCTTTATCGTTCCATCTCGGTTGATATCAGAAGGGCACCTGAAGAAGAATTCAGTGTTGGAGATAAATTTTTCAGGCAGCAAAGTGTCCCAGCAACATCAAATTATGACTCTCCAGTGCAGCATATAATGGAGGAGAAAGTTCCCCTTCCTTCTGTTCCTACTGAGAAGTTCCAGTGTTTATCTCCTGGGTATTACTCACCAGATTATGGGGTTTCATCACCAAAAGTGGAAGCTCTGCACTGTGCACCAGGGGCTGTCAGCGGGGTCGCCCAGTCGCCTGAAAGTGTCTTCTCTGGTTTACAAGCAAAATCCTCCCCTTCACACAGAGATGAGTTACTGGCTCCTTCGGTGGAAAGTGCCCTTCCTCCTGACCTCGGCATGCCCTTGGATACCACGGAAGAGCAGCAAGCTACTGCCTCCATTATGCCTCCAGAATCCACCTACCTACCACCAATTGAAGAAAACCATTTTAGTTCAGGCATGCCGGAGCAAAACAACATAGACTGGGATAACCCTCCTTCCAGAAACGCTGAGGCAGCCATTCCTCCCAGCCTGATGGGTAACCCGGCAGAGCACCCTGTCACCTGGTCCATGGGCTCCGAGCTCCTGATGAAATCTCCCCAGAGGTTTTCCGAATCCCCTAAACCTCCACTCTGTTCCCTAGAGCCGATTCATCCGACACCAGTAGCCTTCATTCCCACAGACACTTCCTACCCCGTCTCTCCCATATCTTACCCTCTGTCGGTGTCTGAACCAGGGCTGGATGAGGGCAAGGAGGATGCTGAGGAAGCAGTTCCAGGTGAAATAGCGAATGCTGAAGAGCAGACACCGTACATGTCCCCTACTAGGTTAGACACGTTCTTCAACAACTGCAAGCCGCTTCCAGAAGAAGCACCTGAGATACCTCCAGAGCCCCCTTGTATGCCTGCAGAACCTCCGGCTGAAGTTGTTAGCGCGCCAGAAAACAACTATTTGGAAAACAATAACGCTGCGCCGGCAAATACAGAGGAGGCGGTAACGTGGCCTGACCCCTTCACCAATACAGAAGATGACTTGGACCTTGGCCCCTTCTCGCTCCCAGAGCTGCCGCTCCAACCAAAGGACGTTGCAGAGACAGAGGTGACGGAGGCAGAAGCAGTAGAagaaagcccagcagcagcttcagaaaTGAGCCCTGGGATCATTAAAGCCGGCACGTCCATAATAGCATCTGGAGAGCCGGAGGAGCCAccagccagccaggcagctgc from Apus apus isolate bApuApu2 chromosome 11, bApuApu2.pri.cur, whole genome shotgun sequence includes the following:
- the ANKRD11 gene encoding ankyrin repeat domain-containing protein 11 translates to MPKGGCSKTPQPEDFSLSNDMVEKQTGKKDKDKVSLTKTPKLDRSDGGKEVKERATKRKLPFTVGTNGDQKDSDTEKQGPERKRIKKEPATRKPGLLFGMGLSGIRAGYPLSERQQVALLMQMTAEESANSPVDTTPKHPSQSTVCQKGTPNSASKTKDKVNKRNERGETRLHRAAIRGDARRIKELIIEGADVNVKDFAGWTALHEACNRGYYDVAKQLLAAGAEVNTKGLDDDTPLHDAANNGHFKVVKLLLHYGGNPHQSNRKGETPLKVANSPTMVNLLLGKTTYPSSEESSTETSEEEDAPSFAPSSSVDGNNTDSEFEKGLKHKPKAQEPPKTITPVKDEYEFDEDDEQDRVPPVDDKHLLKKDYRKETKANSFISIPKMEVKTYTKNNTITPKKAAHRILSDSSDEEETSVAVGTGEKLRLSTHSILPSSKIREPPSTKAQKEKSKVKKKRKKETKSKEVRFGKKNDKFCSSESESENVESEEDDRDSLQSSSCVKDSRLVLKESSLFNSLSASSTSSHGSLASQKHNPNLTEQHSKHWRTDNWKTISSPAWSDVSSLSDSTRTRLTSESDYSSEDSSLESLKPVRKKPEHKKKNTPHNTVSEKKNSFHSNVDGAIPKLDKEGKVVKKHKTKHKHKNKEKGQCPISQDIKIIKTFSFEFEDSKQKLEKGLIVETENPVENKLKVLKHEREHSKKEEKLPKGKGEEKEWLFKDETGKSSKEEKSLRKLKDGSKDMSKSFREGLSKSEKEKPVKEKSPKEEKLRIHKEERKKKSKDKQSKSEKKNELKEEKVSKLEKEKSFKEEKEKCKKEKLYRDESGFDEFNNKNQFPESEDTKFSLSDDQQERWFSDLSSDSSFDFKGEDSWDSPVTDFREIKNDTVAKLIIEPVKEEIKDKKKENKTKEKKEYNEKRNEKDTFLKKKERDYVDKSSEKKKDQTDRHKVTPSYLPEKDKKRKDSAEGVKERKEKDTGETNKDRKDSSDGSKDRKDSKAKQDEPYRDDFKEYGCETFFKDKSDPEFGGKTLESWERHHSGKEKEKKDAPDKEKKEKVKPEKYKEKSKEGDKEKNEKVAPEKILKDKELEKSFKEKKETKEKYKDLHSKEKERKSSFDQVKEKKDKNFSADREDFSEKKDEKKGKEKSWYSIADIFTDESEDERDDYSLTGFKVSDSVGSEMHRLDSLQEKEDGAAAEKELYPDKHRKYSSDRQHSGEKQKDKDSKEKKKDKGTSEGGKEKKEKSSFEKHKEKKDKDSTEKYKDRKDRTSIDSTQEKKNKQKLPEKIEKKHANDDKVKSKHKEKPDKEHSKEKKSSKGGESEKSLLEKLEEEALNDYRDDSNDKISEISSDSFTDRGQDPGLTSLFESSNLSLADAAEEKFKDSLPLPCLQDKLKEKERHRHSSSSSKKSHEKEKAKKEKTEKKEKTEEFKESSSRKDSTHYEKDFSVDGEAFSTSYNLKAEPDEEPEKSIDYLFSEKKDKNDSERELSKKAEKEKTYGSSTISTAKEKKKRDKHKEKWKEEKEKHRDKHADGFFKHHKDEPKSMLKDKDSPQVTTFKDKSKEDNLKFSEAKLKEKLKENQEKDKSESIKISNGNEKITLSKDSGKKDARPREKLLGDGDLMMTSFERMLSQKDLEIEERHKRHKERMKQMEKMRHRSGDPKLKDKLKSSEDVRKRSLDLTAKKPMTLDTQLKDKKLKELGPLTPILSPENKAQPAVGTDSKDWITGPQLKEILPASPRPDQNRPTGVPTPASVVSCPSYEEVMQTPRTPSCSNEDYTDLMFECADSQHSLPISTMSMNACSPSFFDRYSNVSSGLPENPSQTPTRTIPSTNLYRSISVDIRRAPEEEFSVGDKFFRQQSVPATSNYDSPVQHIMEEKVPLPSVPTEKFQCLSPGYYSPDYGVSSPKVEALHCAPGAVSGVAQSPESVFSGLQAKSSPSHRDELLAPSVESALPPDLGMPLDTTEEQQATASIMPPESTYLPPIEENHFSSGMPEQNNIDWDNPPSRNAEAAIPPSLMGNPAEHPVTWSMGSELLMKSPQRFSESPKPPLCSLEPIHPTPVAFIPTDTSYPVSPISYPLSVSEPGLDEGKEDAEEAVPGEIANAEEQTPYMSPTRLDTFFNNCKPLPEEAPEIPPEPPCMPAEPPAEVVSAPENNYLENNNAAPANTEEAVTWPDPFTNTEDDLDLGPFSLPELPLQPKDVAETEVTEAEAVEESPAAASEMSPGIIKAGTSIIASGEPEEPPASQAAAVLPVETEPQAEEQKPEVAAQEATSEALNIAEEKGAEDSEAQVFQQTPSESAPAESKEVEAVHKDLSSSGGVAESSSQTCPPPVATTEGSVSQEGAAARGGSQVPSSQADAPPGNAQVESVEPVQKPVAEAPKPPKIEEIPQRITRNRAQMLANQNKQNAASSEKEFPPVSAPATRAKGRITEEDDSQAQHPRKRRFQRSNQQLQQQINTSTQQTREMIQQTLAAIVDAIKLDDIEPYHSDRSNPYFEYLQIRKKIEEKRKILCYITPQAPQCYAEYVTYTGSYLLDGKPLSKLHIPVIAPPPSLAEPLKELFKQQEAVRGKLRLQHSIEREKLIVSCEQEILRVHCRAARTIANQAVPFSACTMLLDSEVYNMPLENQGDENKSVRDRFNARQFISWLQDVDDKYDRMKTCLLMRQQHEAAALNAVQRMEWQLKVQELDPAGHKSLCVNEVPSFYVPMVDVNDDFVLLPA